A stretch of the Archangium violaceum genome encodes the following:
- a CDS encoding MerR family DNA-binding protein: MPLYTDADVAWIVNCRIFRASGMPLATIAKLARLIRKGEGTERERLVVLREHQERIAAQLADLRRARELIDAKVASYEKHLAAGTAAGLWVGPRG, translated from the coding sequence GTGCCGCTGTACACCGATGCCGACGTCGCGTGGATCGTGAACTGCCGCATCTTCCGCGCCTCCGGCATGCCGCTCGCGACGATCGCGAAGCTCGCTCGCCTCATCCGGAAGGGAGAGGGGACGGAGCGAGAGCGACTCGTTGTGCTCCGCGAGCACCAGGAGCGCATCGCCGCACAGCTCGCCGACCTGCGGCGAGCGCGGGAGCTCATCGACGCGAAGGTCGCGAGCTATGAGAAGCACCTCGCCGCGGGCACGGCCGCGGGGCTGTGGGTCGGGCCGCGCGGCTGA
- a CDS encoding AI-2E family transporter: protein MALLVIPSAIAQGQELTTQIPSLIDEFRASSFFQRIESRFHIVEQLERKGRDTTGLATGALPPLLWAVTGVFSLVGAGITVAFLVVFMLVFGPGLVQRLLSQALPERRARYERVLDKVYTATGGYLAGLTLICSINATLTTTFLAIIGMPFFLPLGIASGFSSMVPYAGPIVAGGLITLLTLATAGTWKALAVLIYFLLYGQLEGNVLAPLVFRRTVHVNPLLTLFAVVFFAELAGIIGAVLAVPLMATGQIIVRELLLVRQEKLEARVPPPPPPP from the coding sequence ATGGCCCTGCTGGTGATTCCATCCGCCATCGCCCAGGGTCAGGAGCTGACCACCCAGATTCCCAGCCTCATCGATGAGTTCCGCGCCTCGAGCTTCTTCCAGCGCATCGAGTCGCGCTTCCACATCGTGGAGCAGCTGGAGCGAAAGGGCCGGGACACGACCGGCCTGGCCACGGGCGCACTGCCCCCGCTGCTGTGGGCTGTCACCGGGGTGTTCAGCCTGGTCGGAGCGGGGATCACGGTCGCCTTCCTGGTGGTGTTCATGCTGGTCTTCGGCCCGGGGCTGGTGCAGCGGCTGCTCTCCCAGGCCCTTCCCGAGCGCCGCGCGCGGTACGAGCGCGTCCTGGACAAGGTGTACACCGCGACGGGTGGCTACCTGGCCGGGCTCACCCTCATCTGCTCCATCAACGCCACCCTCACCACCACCTTCCTGGCCATCATCGGAATGCCCTTCTTCCTGCCCCTGGGGATCGCGAGCGGCTTCTCCAGCATGGTGCCGTACGCGGGGCCCATCGTGGCCGGCGGCCTCATCACCCTGCTGACGCTCGCCACGGCCGGGACGTGGAAGGCACTCGCAGTGCTCATCTACTTCCTCTTGTACGGGCAGCTCGAGGGCAACGTGCTGGCGCCCCTGGTCTTCCGGCGCACGGTGCACGTCAACCCGCTGCTCACGCTCTTCGCGGTGGTCTTCTTCGCGGAGCTGGCCGGCATCATCGGCGCGGTCCTGGCGGTGCCACTGATGGCGACCGGGCAGATCATCGTGCGCGAGCTGCTGCTCGTGCGTCAGGAGAAGCTCGAGGCCCGCGTTCCTCCGCCCCCTCCGCCCCCATGA
- a CDS encoding amidase, whose translation MDPHGAWAYRPDAPLRGAADGPLSGLTFSAKDLYGVPGWPLRGSSRAVLPEVGDSPLVARLLGLGATLLGKTHLHEVALGITGANAFGGTRNPLEPTRVAGGSSGGAAVSVATGEVDFALGTDTGGSIRVPAAWCGVVGFKPTKGSAAWPTEGVLPLSSTCDHTGPLAREVRGVARIHTALSGEAVAPRAWAGVRVGVWDVPAWVTPDVWAVVEADAARLAALGARITRVPFPDIMDAYTPIVLSEAAAVHARALTSEAPGFIATTEANLRAGAALSKADVAAARARREAYRTRLEALFSEVDVLLGPAVPDVAPRVDQEEVGVAEGVLPVRRAVLRITAPWSLLGAPTLCLPRPLGALSVGVQLVAPWEQDVALLGWGLGMDITGPRPGAAGTRQHGT comes from the coding sequence ATGGACCCTCACGGGGCATGGGCGTACCGCCCGGATGCCCCTCTTCGAGGCGCGGCGGACGGGCCGCTCTCGGGCCTGACGTTCAGCGCCAAGGACCTGTACGGCGTGCCGGGATGGCCGCTGCGGGGCAGCTCTCGGGCAGTCCTTCCCGAAGTGGGTGACAGTCCGCTCGTGGCTCGCCTCCTGGGGCTCGGGGCGACGCTCCTCGGAAAGACGCACCTGCACGAGGTGGCGCTCGGCATCACCGGCGCCAATGCCTTCGGCGGGACGCGCAACCCGTTGGAGCCCACGCGGGTGGCGGGTGGCTCCAGCGGCGGTGCGGCCGTGAGCGTCGCGACGGGCGAGGTGGACTTCGCGCTCGGCACGGACACGGGTGGCAGCATCCGCGTGCCGGCCGCGTGGTGCGGCGTGGTGGGCTTCAAGCCCACGAAAGGCAGCGCCGCCTGGCCCACCGAGGGCGTGCTGCCGCTGAGCTCCACCTGCGACCACACGGGCCCGCTCGCGCGGGAAGTGCGCGGGGTGGCTCGCATCCACACCGCCTTGTCGGGCGAGGCCGTGGCTCCGAGGGCGTGGGCCGGAGTGCGCGTGGGCGTGTGGGACGTCCCTGCCTGGGTTACCCCGGACGTCTGGGCCGTGGTGGAGGCGGACGCGGCACGGTTGGCGGCGCTGGGGGCGCGAATCACGCGAGTGCCCTTTCCCGACATCATGGATGCGTACACGCCCATCGTGCTGAGCGAGGCGGCGGCCGTGCATGCGCGGGCCTTGACGAGCGAAGCGCCGGGTTTCATCGCCACCACGGAAGCGAACCTTCGCGCGGGCGCGGCACTGAGCAAGGCGGACGTGGCGGCCGCGCGTGCCAGGCGGGAGGCGTACCGCACGCGACTGGAGGCACTGTTCAGCGAGGTGGACGTCCTGCTCGGCCCCGCGGTACCAGACGTGGCGCCCCGGGTCGACCAGGAAGAAGTCGGTGTCGCGGAAGGAGTGCTGCCAGTGCGGCGTGCGGTGCTGCGCATCACCGCGCCGTGGAGTCTGCTGGGCGCGCCGACGCTGTGCCTCCCGCGTCCGCTCGGTGCGCTGTCGGTGGGCGTTCAGCTGGTCGCGCCATGGGAACAGGACGTGGCCCTGCTCGGATGGGGGCTCGGAATGGATATAACAGGGCCTCGCCCTGGCGCAGCAGGGACGCGCCAACATGGCACGTGA
- a CDS encoding FG-GAP-like repeat-containing protein, protein MRIKRSIRGPGSRHGQGKGPLFVALVALTTGGACNTTDSKDPANARGAGNLADRCEVKPPITGSFEPKLQWEWTGSPILPTHKQVMMQPVVVDVNRDGTPDIVFSSFDGDYYNALYAAGQDGNTNGVLRAVSGSDGHELWSVENPAYRVKPAASIAAGDIDGDGAVEICGIPESGRGIICFENDGTFKFRSALDAYDFNAWGGPSLADLDGDGTVEILDGNRVYSNTGALKWVGSDGMGGALYTGPVSFAADIDQDGKQEVINGRSVYRYDGSLKCANTEIPHGFAAVGNFDEDPYGEIVVVGQDLNADAGKVSLLDDNCELLWSRDVHFTDPGQSFPTRPGHGGAPNIEDFDGDGQLEIGLAGDWNYTVYGADGSVKWSFPIQEYSSGKTTSTTFDFEDDGRLEVIYADELRLRIFDATTGAVRWETAHSSGTTHEFPIVADVDGDGAAEIVTVENNHAGPGGFNGVRVWHDEQEDWAGTRKIWNQHAYAITNVNDDGTIPAHPATNWLNPKLNNFRSNVANYFGEGPSPYAAADLIASDVTVSCVDDDGDGSLVLGARVHNQGEAQVPAGVSVAFYMGAPASGGTLLGVATLGEALPPGGSAIATAVVASTSAGTAEVFAVVDDDGAGSGGITECREDNNASSAMGNLTCTSTPANQPPVALCRDVTVNADMYCQGRASVDNGSYDPDNGPSPLSISENPSSSLGLGSHPITLTASDGEASDQCVGIVTVVDTTKPVLSCPSEPVVVDACSGSSSATFEASATDNCGPVPVTCSHASGSEFPAGDTTVTCSATDASGNTDSCSFTVQVGGADASTPPIPGADLGTELWAPNHKYEYLPYVLSECAAPAKDACGRPLPLERYGRILRVTSDEVEDANGNGDGRTCNDMVIEGPTSVKLRAEREGTGNGRVYTLHYVVTNDAGASAQSSCHIYVPHDQSGRGAVDSGVKFCVGEGCPAGTAEHSPLCR, encoded by the coding sequence ATGAGAATCAAACGCAGCATCCGGGGACCGGGGAGTCGGCACGGCCAGGGGAAGGGGCCGCTCTTCGTTGCGCTGGTTGCGCTGACGACGGGGGGCGCTTGCAACACCACGGACTCGAAGGATCCGGCCAACGCTCGAGGCGCGGGAAACCTCGCCGATCGCTGTGAGGTGAAGCCGCCCATCACGGGCAGCTTCGAGCCGAAGCTGCAGTGGGAGTGGACGGGCAGCCCGATCCTCCCCACGCACAAGCAGGTGATGATGCAGCCGGTGGTGGTGGACGTGAACCGGGACGGGACTCCGGACATCGTCTTCAGCTCCTTCGACGGCGACTATTACAACGCGCTCTATGCGGCCGGGCAGGACGGCAACACCAACGGCGTGCTCCGGGCCGTCAGCGGCAGTGATGGGCACGAGCTGTGGTCCGTGGAGAACCCGGCCTATCGGGTGAAGCCCGCCGCGAGCATCGCCGCCGGTGACATCGACGGTGACGGTGCCGTGGAGATCTGCGGCATTCCCGAGAGTGGGCGCGGCATCATCTGCTTCGAGAACGACGGCACCTTCAAGTTCCGCTCGGCCCTGGACGCGTACGACTTCAACGCGTGGGGAGGCCCCTCGCTGGCGGACCTGGATGGCGATGGGACCGTGGAGATCCTCGACGGCAACCGCGTCTACAGCAACACCGGAGCGCTGAAGTGGGTGGGCTCCGATGGCATGGGCGGGGCCCTGTACACCGGCCCCGTGTCCTTCGCGGCGGACATCGATCAGGACGGCAAGCAGGAGGTCATCAACGGCCGCTCGGTCTACCGGTACGATGGCAGCCTCAAGTGCGCCAACACGGAGATTCCCCATGGCTTCGCCGCCGTGGGCAACTTCGATGAGGACCCGTACGGGGAAATCGTCGTGGTGGGCCAGGATTTGAATGCCGACGCGGGCAAGGTGAGCCTGCTCGACGACAACTGCGAGCTGTTGTGGTCGCGCGACGTCCACTTCACCGACCCGGGGCAGTCCTTCCCCACCAGGCCTGGTCATGGTGGTGCCCCGAACATCGAGGACTTCGACGGTGACGGGCAGTTGGAGATCGGCCTCGCGGGTGACTGGAACTACACCGTCTACGGGGCTGACGGCTCCGTGAAGTGGTCCTTCCCCATCCAGGAGTACAGCTCGGGCAAGACGACCTCCACGACGTTCGACTTCGAGGACGATGGCAGGCTCGAGGTCATCTACGCCGACGAGCTCCGGCTGCGCATCTTCGACGCCACCACGGGCGCGGTGCGCTGGGAGACGGCACACAGCTCGGGCACCACGCACGAGTTCCCCATCGTCGCGGACGTGGATGGTGACGGCGCCGCGGAGATCGTCACGGTGGAGAACAACCACGCGGGTCCGGGCGGCTTCAATGGCGTGCGCGTGTGGCACGACGAGCAGGAGGACTGGGCGGGCACGCGGAAGATCTGGAACCAGCACGCCTACGCCATCACGAACGTGAACGACGACGGGACCATCCCGGCGCACCCGGCGACCAACTGGCTCAACCCGAAGCTCAACAACTTCCGCTCCAACGTGGCCAACTACTTCGGCGAGGGACCCAGCCCCTACGCCGCCGCGGACCTCATCGCCTCGGACGTGACCGTGTCGTGCGTCGATGACGATGGTGACGGCTCGCTCGTGCTCGGCGCGCGCGTGCACAACCAGGGCGAGGCCCAGGTACCCGCTGGCGTGTCGGTGGCCTTCTACATGGGCGCCCCGGCCTCGGGCGGCACGCTGCTCGGCGTGGCCACCCTTGGGGAGGCGTTGCCCCCGGGCGGGAGTGCCATCGCCACGGCCGTCGTGGCCTCGACCTCCGCTGGCACCGCCGAGGTCTTCGCCGTGGTGGACGATGATGGCGCGGGCTCCGGTGGCATCACCGAGTGCCGCGAGGACAACAACGCCTCCTCCGCGATGGGCAACCTCACGTGCACGAGCACGCCGGCCAACCAGCCGCCGGTGGCCCTGTGCCGTGACGTCACCGTCAACGCCGACATGTACTGCCAGGGCCGCGCCAGCGTGGACAACGGCAGCTATGATCCGGACAACGGGCCGTCGCCGCTCTCCATCTCCGAGAACCCCTCTTCGTCCCTCGGTCTGGGCAGCCACCCCATCACGCTGACGGCCTCGGATGGAGAGGCGAGCGACCAGTGCGTGGGCATCGTCACCGTCGTGGACACCACGAAGCCGGTGCTGAGCTGCCCGTCCGAGCCGGTGGTGGTCGACGCGTGCTCCGGTAGCTCCTCGGCCACCTTCGAGGCCTCGGCCACCGATAACTGCGGCCCGGTGCCCGTCACCTGCTCGCATGCCTCCGGCTCCGAGTTCCCGGCGGGCGACACGACCGTCACCTGCTCGGCCACGGATGCTTCGGGCAACACGGACTCGTGCAGCTTCACCGTCCAGGTGGGCGGCGCCGATGCCTCCACGCCCCCGATTCCGGGCGCGGACCTCGGGACGGAGCTGTGGGCTCCCAACCACAAGTACGAGTACCTGCCCTATGTGCTCTCCGAGTGCGCGGCGCCCGCGAAGGATGCGTGCGGCAGGCCGCTGCCCCTGGAGCGGTACGGCCGCATCCTCCGCGTCACCTCGGACGAGGTGGAGGATGCCAATGGCAACGGTGATGGCCGCACCTGCAATGACATGGTCATCGAGGGCCCCACGTCCGTGAAGCTGCGCGCCGAGCGCGAGGGCACGGGCAATGGCCGCGTCTACACCCTCCACTATGTCGTCACCAACGACGCGGGTGCCTCCGCCCAGAGCAGCTGCCACATCTACGTGCCGCACGATCAGTCCGGCCGTGGCGCGGTGGACAGCGGCGTGAAGTTCTGCGTTGGCGAGGGCTGCCCCGCCGGCACCGCCGAGCACAGCCCGCTGTGCAGGTGA
- a CDS encoding cytochrome P450, with protein sequence MQSPPTHPLLNRDVLANPYPVYAQLRESAPVHYIEPPLGMYVICRHEDIGPILKSPAMFSSKGMELSRRTTSKLSPEVLALVTPENSLIASDPPIHTSLRNMVGRAFTPKRVAELEPRIREITVELIDDMLRKDELDLMEDLAAPLPVTVIAEMLGVEPERRREFKRWSDDAISSSNLSLADTDPSRLEVGVRALHEYMRQAIEERRRSPRGDLISALVEAGGKEDFVTSNDLVAFCRLLLIAGNETTTNLIGNGMVALLRNPAEWEKLVADPSLVPNAVEEILRYDSPVQGIFRETTQELQVGGQTLPEGSRVMTLFGSANRDPRKFQEPERFDVTREVQGHYSFGYGIHFCLGAPLARLEAKVAFEELLRRVRRFEFASSPVESLEWNNNLFLRGPKSLRLKARLR encoded by the coding sequence ATGCAATCCCCCCCTACCCACCCCCTGCTCAACCGGGACGTACTGGCCAACCCCTATCCCGTCTACGCACAGCTTCGGGAGTCCGCCCCGGTCCACTACATCGAGCCCCCGCTGGGGATGTATGTCATCTGCCGCCACGAGGACATCGGCCCCATCTTGAAGAGCCCGGCGATGTTCTCGTCGAAGGGCATGGAGCTCAGCAGGAGGACCACGAGCAAGCTCAGCCCGGAGGTCCTCGCGCTGGTGACGCCCGAGAATTCTCTCATCGCCTCGGATCCGCCCATCCACACGAGCCTGCGCAACATGGTGGGCCGGGCCTTCACCCCGAAGCGGGTGGCGGAGCTGGAGCCGCGCATTCGGGAGATCACCGTCGAGCTGATTGACGACATGCTGCGCAAGGACGAGCTGGACTTGATGGAGGATCTGGCGGCCCCGCTGCCCGTCACCGTCATCGCCGAGATGCTCGGCGTGGAGCCCGAGCGCCGCCGCGAATTCAAGCGTTGGTCGGATGACGCCATCAGCTCGTCCAACCTGTCGCTCGCCGACACCGATCCCTCCCGTCTGGAGGTCGGCGTCCGCGCGCTCCACGAGTACATGCGGCAGGCCATCGAGGAGCGCCGCCGCTCGCCCCGCGGCGATCTCATCAGCGCCCTCGTCGAGGCGGGAGGCAAGGAGGACTTCGTCACCTCCAACGATCTCGTCGCCTTCTGCCGGCTGCTGCTCATCGCCGGCAACGAGACCACCACCAACCTCATCGGCAACGGGATGGTCGCCCTGCTCCGCAACCCGGCCGAGTGGGAGAAGCTCGTGGCCGACCCCTCGCTCGTCCCCAACGCGGTGGAGGAGATCCTGCGCTACGACTCCCCCGTCCAGGGCATCTTCCGGGAGACCACGCAGGAGCTCCAGGTGGGCGGACAGACGCTCCCGGAGGGCTCGCGGGTGATGACGCTGTTCGGCTCGGCCAACCGGGACCCCCGGAAGTTCCAGGAGCCGGAGCGCTTCGACGTCACGCGCGAGGTGCAGGGGCACTACTCCTTCGGCTACGGCATCCACTTCTGCCTGGGCGCGCCGCTCGCGAGGCTCGAGGCGAAGGTGGCCTTCGAGGAGTTGCTGCGCCGCGTGCGCCGCTTCGAGTTCGCCTCCAGCCCGGTCGAGTCGCTCGAGTGGAACAACAACCTCTTCCTGCGGGGCCCGAAGTCCCTGCGGCTCAAGGCGCGGTTGCGGTAG
- a CDS encoding FG-GAP-like repeat-containing protein, with protein sequence MRIKRSTQGLADRRGPGRGRLFVALVVLATGGACNSRDAKTQSNARSTGNLADQCEVRPPFTGNFEPELQWEWKGSPILPTHKQVMMQPVVVDVNRDGTPDIVFSTFDGDFYNSAGQNGENGNTNGVLRAISGNDGHELWTVEDEAYRVKPAASIAAGDIDGDGAVEICALPESGRGIICFENDGTFKFRSAPDAYDFNDWGGPTLADLDGDGAVEILDGNRVYSNTGELKWVGSDGMGGALFTGPVSFAADIDQDGKQEVINGRSVYRYDGSLKCANTEIPHGFAAVGNFDEDPYGEIVVVGQDLNADAGKVSLLDDNCELLWSRDVHFTDPGQSFPTRPGHGGAPNIEDFDGDGQLEIGLAGDWNYTVYGADGSVKWSFPIQEYSSGKTTSTTFDFEDDGRLEVIYTDELRLRIFDATTGAVRWETAHSSGTTHEFPIVADVDGDGAAEIVTVENNHVGSGGFNGVRVWHDKKEGWAGTRKIWNQHAYAITNVNNDGTIPAHPATNWLNPKLNNFRSNVANYFGEGPSPYAAADLVASDVTVSCDGFGSLVLGARVRNQGQMQVPAGVKVAFYKGNPASGGTLLGVATLTEALPVGGSAIATAVVTSTSAGTAEVFAVVDDDGAGSGGITECREDNNAASVTGNLTCTVTPTNQPPVALCRDVTVNADVSCQGRSSVDNGSYDPDNGPAPLSISENPSSALGLGTHPVTLTASDGEASDQCVGNVTVVDNTKPTVACPSSRVLETCSPSGARTTFAASSSDYCGPAPLTCSHSSGSTFPVGETSVSCTAKDEAGNAASCRFIVEVRGDTTPPVLSCPTEPVVVNVCTTGNSNAYFEVSATDNCGPAPVTCSHASGSEFPTGDTVVTCSAADAFGNTSLCEFLVTVTNGRGDGGGGGGGGGGDDDDDDDDHGGGHGGGGGCGHDHDHGGDCDHDHGHGGGHGGGGHGGGGHGGGGHGGGCGHDHNHGGSCNHDHNHGGGYGGGYGSRLVGVYGGGHGGGHGGGHGGGHGGGCGHDHNHGGGCDHDHDHGHGHHDGDCGGDDDDDHGGGDGGGGGDDDGCGDEPGGGDDSCQGAPPVPGADKGMKLWPPNHKYVTISLSECAAPARDACGNPLPLDVYGHVLRVTSDEVEDDTGNGDGRTCEDMSIIVGKSFVQVRAEREGKGDGRVYTVYYSVKNDAGASTESTCRIFVPHDQSGRDAVNSGVKYCVGQGCPAGTTEGSRICK encoded by the coding sequence ATGAGAATCAAACGCAGCACCCAGGGACTCGCGGATCGACGCGGTCCTGGGCGTGGGCGGCTCTTCGTTGCGCTGGTGGTGCTGGCTACGGGGGGAGCTTGCAACAGCAGGGATGCGAAGACGCAGTCCAACGCACGAAGCACGGGAAACCTCGCCGATCAGTGCGAGGTGAGGCCGCCCTTCACGGGCAACTTCGAACCCGAGCTGCAATGGGAGTGGAAGGGCAGTCCGATCCTCCCCACGCACAAGCAGGTGATGATGCAGCCGGTGGTGGTGGACGTGAACCGGGACGGGACTCCGGACATCGTCTTCAGCACCTTCGATGGAGATTTCTACAACTCGGCCGGTCAGAACGGGGAGAACGGCAACACCAACGGCGTGCTCCGAGCCATCAGCGGCAATGATGGGCACGAGCTGTGGACCGTGGAGGATGAGGCCTACCGGGTGAAGCCCGCCGCGAGCATCGCCGCCGGTGACATCGACGGCGACGGCGCCGTGGAGATCTGTGCCCTCCCCGAGAGTGGGCGCGGCATCATCTGTTTCGAGAACGACGGCACCTTCAAGTTCCGTTCGGCTCCGGATGCGTATGACTTCAACGACTGGGGTGGTCCCACCCTGGCGGACCTGGATGGCGACGGCGCCGTGGAGATCCTCGACGGCAACCGCGTCTACAGCAACACCGGCGAGCTGAAGTGGGTGGGCTCCGATGGCATGGGCGGGGCCTTGTTCACCGGCCCCGTGTCCTTCGCGGCGGACATCGATCAGGACGGCAAGCAGGAGGTCATCAACGGCCGCTCGGTCTACCGGTACGATGGCAGCCTCAAGTGCGCCAACACGGAGATTCCCCATGGCTTCGCCGCCGTGGGCAACTTCGATGAGGACCCGTACGGGGAAATCGTCGTGGTGGGCCAGGATTTGAATGCCGACGCGGGCAAGGTGAGCCTGCTCGACGACAACTGCGAGCTGTTGTGGTCGCGCGACGTCCACTTCACCGACCCGGGGCAGTCCTTCCCCACCAGGCCTGGTCATGGTGGTGCCCCGAACATCGAGGACTTCGACGGTGACGGGCAGTTGGAGATCGGCCTCGCGGGTGACTGGAACTACACCGTCTACGGGGCTGACGGCTCCGTGAAGTGGTCCTTCCCCATCCAGGAGTACAGCTCGGGCAAGACGACCTCCACGACGTTCGACTTCGAGGACGATGGCAGGCTCGAGGTCATCTATACCGACGAGCTCCGGCTGCGCATCTTCGACGCCACCACGGGCGCGGTGCGCTGGGAGACGGCACACAGCTCGGGCACCACGCACGAGTTCCCCATCGTCGCGGACGTGGATGGTGACGGCGCCGCGGAGATCGTCACGGTGGAGAACAATCACGTGGGGTCGGGCGGCTTCAACGGCGTGCGCGTGTGGCACGACAAGAAGGAAGGCTGGGCGGGCACGCGGAAGATCTGGAACCAGCACGCCTACGCCATCACGAACGTGAACAACGACGGGACCATCCCGGCGCACCCGGCGACCAACTGGCTCAACCCGAAGCTCAACAACTTCCGCTCCAACGTGGCCAACTACTTCGGCGAGGGACCCAGCCCCTACGCCGCCGCGGACCTCGTCGCCTCGGACGTGACCGTATCGTGCGATGGTTTCGGCTCGCTCGTGCTCGGCGCGCGCGTGCGCAACCAGGGGCAGATGCAGGTACCCGCTGGTGTGAAGGTGGCCTTCTACAAGGGCAATCCTGCCTCGGGGGGCACGCTGCTCGGCGTGGCCACCCTGACGGAGGCGCTGCCCGTGGGTGGGAGCGCCATCGCCACGGCCGTCGTGACCTCGACCTCCGCCGGCACCGCCGAGGTCTTCGCCGTGGTGGACGATGATGGCGCGGGCTCCGGTGGCATCACCGAGTGCCGCGAGGACAACAACGCCGCCTCCGTGACGGGCAATCTCACGTGCACGGTCACGCCGACGAACCAGCCGCCGGTGGCCCTGTGCCGCGACGTCACCGTCAACGCCGACGTCTCCTGCCAGGGTCGCTCCAGCGTGGACAATGGCAGCTACGACCCGGACAACGGGCCGGCGCCGCTCTCCATCTCCGAGAATCCCTCTTCGGCTCTCGGTCTGGGTACCCACCCCGTGACGCTGACGGCCTCGGACGGTGAGGCGAGCGACCAGTGCGTGGGCAACGTCACCGTCGTGGACAACACGAAGCCCACCGTGGCCTGCCCGAGCTCGCGGGTGCTCGAGACGTGCTCGCCCTCCGGTGCCAGGACTACGTTCGCGGCCTCGTCCTCGGACTACTGCGGCCCGGCGCCGCTCACCTGCTCGCACTCTTCCGGCTCCACGTTCCCGGTGGGGGAGACGTCCGTCTCCTGCACCGCCAAGGACGAGGCTGGCAACGCAGCCTCCTGCCGCTTCATCGTGGAGGTGCGCGGCGACACCACGCCGCCCGTGCTGAGCTGCCCGACCGAGCCGGTGGTGGTGAACGTGTGCACCACGGGGAACTCCAATGCCTACTTCGAGGTCTCGGCCACTGATAACTGCGGCCCTGCACCCGTCACCTGTTCGCATGCTTCCGGCTCCGAGTTCCCGACGGGTGACACGGTCGTGACCTGCTCGGCGGCGGATGCCTTTGGCAACACGTCCCTGTGCGAGTTCCTCGTCACCGTGACGAATGGTCGGGGTGATGGTGGCGGCGGCGGTGGTGGTGGTGGTGGTGACGACGACGATGACGACGATGACCATGGCGGAGGCCACGGTGGCGGCGGTGGGTGCGGCCACGACCACGACCATGGCGGTGACTGCGACCATGACCACGGCCATGGAGGAGGCCACGGTGGAGGAGGCCACGGTGGAGGAGGCCACGGTGGAGGAGGCCACGGCGGTGGTTGCGGCCACGACCACAATCATGGCGGTAGCTGCAACCATGACCACAACCACGGTGGAGGCTACGGCGGTGGCTATGGCAGTCGCCTCGTTGGCGTCTACGGCGGTGGCCACGGCGGCGGCCATGGTGGTGGTCACGGCGGCGGCCATGGTGGTGGCTGCGGCCACGACCACAACCACGGCGGTGGCTGCGACCACGACCACGATCACGGCCATGGTCACCATGATGGCGACTGCGGCGGCGATGACGACGACGACCATGGCGGTGGTGACGGCGGCGGTGGTGGTGATGACGATGGCTGTGGCGATGAGCCGGGCGGTGGTGATGACTCGTGCCAGGGTGCTCCTCCCGTTCCCGGTGCGGACAAGGGGATGAAGCTGTGGCCGCCCAACCACAAGTACGTCACCATCTCTCTGTCCGAGTGCGCCGCGCCCGCTCGGGACGCGTGTGGCAACCCGCTGCCGCTGGATGTCTACGGTCACGTCCTCCGTGTCACCTCGGACGAGGTGGAGGACGACACCGGCAACGGTGACGGCCGCACCTGTGAGGACATGTCCATCATCGTGGGCAAGTCGTTCGTGCAGGTCCGCGCCGAGCGCGAGGGCAAGGGCGACGGCCGCGTCTACACCGTCTACTACTCCGTCAAGAACGACGCCGGTGCTTCCACCGAGAGCACCTGCCGCATCTTCGTGCCGCACGACCAGTCCGGCCGTGACGCGGTGAACAGTGGCGTGAAGTACTGCGTCGGCCAGGGGTGCCCGGCCGGCACCACCGAGGGCAGCCGCATCTGCAAGTGA
- a CDS encoding MarR family winged helix-turn-helix transcriptional regulator — protein MNRQRKKERRKPAREEATLDSLERELSVFVRRALRLFWSEKRDEDVLDRWNYALLVRLLEEGPLRVGEVARRFGIDKSTASRHLGKLEEEGLVEAVADERDARSVPLRITPRGEARLIEVRQARMQPIRRLFDTWPSEDQEELSRLLARLNEDLDRLGVPPAR, from the coding sequence ATGAACAGACAGCGAAAAAAGGAGCGGCGGAAACCGGCACGCGAGGAGGCCACGCTCGATTCCCTGGAGCGGGAGCTGAGCGTGTTCGTCCGGCGCGCGCTCCGGTTGTTCTGGAGCGAGAAGCGGGACGAGGATGTTCTCGATCGTTGGAACTACGCGTTGCTCGTGCGGTTGCTCGAAGAGGGGCCGCTGCGGGTGGGCGAGGTGGCTCGCCGGTTCGGCATCGACAAGTCGACGGCGAGCCGGCACCTCGGGAAGCTCGAGGAGGAAGGGCTGGTGGAGGCCGTGGCGGACGAGCGTGATGCCCGCTCGGTGCCGCTGCGTATCACCCCCCGGGGCGAGGCACGTCTCATCGAGGTCCGCCAGGCCCGGATGCAGCCGATACGGCGGCTCTTCGACACCTGGCCCAGCGAGGACCAGGAGGAGCTCTCCCGGCTGCTGGCCCGGCTCAACGAGGACCTGGATCGGCTCGGGGTTCCTCCGGCCCGGTGA